Proteins co-encoded in one Oncorhynchus kisutch isolate 150728-3 linkage group LG1, Okis_V2, whole genome shotgun sequence genomic window:
- the LOC109872108 gene encoding ammonium transporter Rh type B — translation MNNSTSLRVRLPVLVLLMEVVFLGLFAGFVTYDDNANAKFQNNETNPMDNSLYRDYPFFADVQVMIFVGFGCLLAFLRLYGFSGMVFNFLTATFTIQWAILMQGYFQFYSDGKIHLGVINLLNAEFACAVVLISFGAVLGKTSPVQLLVMALLEVPIFALTEWAVLKYLKINDAGGSILIHLFACYFGLGVTFVLYRPSLNDGHVKEVTSYQSDILSLMGTLFLWVFWPSFNSALTLKGDDQHRAVLHTFIGLSSSTMTAFALSAVFNKRGKLTMADIQNVTLAGGVTVGASVDMMISPAAAYALGIMGCTACFMGYRYLTPFLARHFRIQDQCGIHNLHGLTGLISCTAGICAILMANEETYGPSMYQIFSHRAPMEGDPKLLELQQLIPGLMPGLGRTAKEQAIYQVAAIFSTIGAAAVGGVLTGFALKLPCLATPSDEFCFDDELFFDVPSDFASMGVHKAPPSIKDI, via the coding sequence ATGAATAACTCCACTAGCCTCAGGGTGCGGTTGCCAGTGCTGGTACTGTTGATGGAAGTGGTTTTCCTTGGTCTCTTTGCCGGCTTTGTCACCTACGACGACAATGCCAACGCCAAGTTTCAGAACAATGAGACCAACCCTATGGACAACTCCCTGTATCGGGACTATCCCTTCTTCGCGGATGTGCAGGTGATGATCTTCGTTGGTTTCGGCTGCCTGTTGGCCTTCCTGCGGCTCTATGGCTTCAGTGGGATGGTCTTCAACTTCTTAACAGCCACCTTTACCATCCAGTGGGCCATCTTGATGCAGGGCTACTTCCAGTTCTACTCTGATGGAAAGATCCACCTTGGGGTCATCAACCTACTCAATGCTGAGTTTGCCTGTGCCGTGGTGCTCATCTCCTTCGGGGCAGTGCTGGGAAAGACCAGTCCGGTGCAGCTGCTGGTCATGGCCCTGCTAGAGGTCCCTATCTTTGCCTTGACAGAGTGGGCTGTGCTGAAGTACCTAAAGATCAATGACGCAGGTGGCTCCATCCTCATCCACCTGTTTGCCTGTTACTTTGGGTTGGGGGTCACGTTTGTGCTGTATCGGCCTAGCCTGAATGACGGCCACGTCAAGGAGGTTACCAGTTACCAGTCAGACATCCTGTCGTTGATGGGCACCCTGTTTCTCTGGGTGTTCTGGCCCTCTTTCAACTCTGCTCTGACCTTAAAGGGTGATGACCAGCACAGGGCCGTCCTGCACACCTTCATAGGCCTCAGCTCCTCAACGATGACCGCTTTCGCCTTATCTGCCGTATTCAACAAGAGAGGCAAGCTCACCATGGCCGACATTCAAAATGTGACTCTGGCGGGTGGTGTGACTGTTGGGGCCTCTGTGGACATGATGATCTCCCCTGCAGCCGCCTACGCCCTTGGGATCATGGGCTGCACCGCCTGCTTCATGGGATACAGGTACCTCACCCCGTTCTTGGCCCGCCACTTCAGGATCCAAGACCAGTGTGGCATCCACAATCTCCACGGCCTCACCGGCCTCATATCCTGCACGGCTGGCATTTGTGCCATCCTCATGGCCAACGAAGAAACCTATGGCCCCAGCATGTACCAGATCTTCTCCCACCGTGCACCCATGGAGGGAGACCCAAAGCTCCTAGAGCTACAGCAGCTGATCCCAGGGCTGATGCCCGGGCTGGGGCGCACCGCCAAGGAGCAAGCCATCTACCAGGTGGCTGCTATCTTCTCTACCATCGGGGCAGCCGCTGTCGGTGGGGTGCTGACCGGCTTTGCACTGAAGTTGCCCTGTCTCGCTACGCCGTCTGACGAGTTCTGCTTTGACGACGAGCTGTTCTTCGACGTGCCCTCTGATTTTGCCAGCATGGGGGTGCACAAGGCCCCCCCCAGCATAAAGGACATTTAG